A portion of the Bacteroides faecium genome contains these proteins:
- a CDS encoding DUF5053 domain-containing protein: MQNLSVCYAIKAQVKEISEIVSLKYIAKNYFGKSASWLSQRINGSPVRGKIYCLKESELDTLNSAIQDIGKKLGSLSIG, encoded by the coding sequence ATGCAAAACTTGAGCGTATGTTACGCTATCAAAGCCCAAGTTAAAGAAATCAGTGAAATAGTGTCATTGAAATATATAGCAAAGAACTATTTCGGGAAAAGTGCATCATGGCTTAGTCAGCGTATTAACGGAAGCCCTGTTAGGGGAAAAATTTACTGTCTCAAAGAATCTGAACTTGATACATTAAATTCAGCAATACAGGACATTGGTAAAAAACTAGGTTCACTTTCTATCGGATAA
- a CDS encoding HAD-IA family hydrolase, translated as MNYKTYLFDFDYTLADSSRGIVKCFRIVLTRHQYLTVTDEAIKRTIGKTLEESFSILTGINDPAQLEAFRQEYRKEADVHMNVNTRLFPDTLSTLKELKQRGARIGIISTKYRFRILSFLEEYLPKDFLDIIVGGEDVKAAKPSPEGVQFALEHLGSTPQETLYIGDSTVDAETARNAGVDFAGVLNGMTTAEELQAYPHRMIMENLGELV; from the coding sequence ATGAATTACAAAACCTATTTATTCGATTTCGACTATACCTTAGCCGATTCGTCACGCGGTATCGTTAAGTGTTTCAGAATTGTGCTCACCCGCCACCAGTATTTAACCGTTACCGATGAAGCTATCAAACGCACTATCGGCAAAACACTGGAAGAATCTTTCAGTATTCTCACCGGAATCAATGACCCGGCACAGCTTGAAGCCTTTCGACAGGAATACAGAAAGGAAGCCGATGTTCATATGAATGTAAACACACGTCTCTTCCCCGACACGTTATCCACCTTGAAAGAGTTGAAGCAACGGGGTGCCCGCATTGGAATCATCTCTACCAAATATCGCTTTCGGATATTGAGCTTCCTCGAAGAATATCTGCCAAAAGATTTTCTTGATATTATAGTAGGCGGAGAAGATGTAAAAGCAGCGAAACCTTCACCGGAAGGAGTACAGTTTGCTTTGGAACATTTGGGAAGTACACCACAAGAGACGTTGTATATCGGAGACAGCACCGTAGATGCGGAAACTGCCCGGAATGCAGGAGTGGATTTTGCAGGAGTGCTCAACGGGATGACTACCGCAGAAGAACTTCAAGCTTATCCGCATCGGATGATTATGGAAAATCTTGGAGAGTTAGTTTAG
- a CDS encoding TraB/GumN family protein: MKSFIGAVIFICVAFSANAQLLWKVSGNGMEQPSYIIGTHHLAPFSIMDSIAGLQKAMKETQQVYGELKMSEMQSPATIQKMQQAMMIANDTTLASLLSPEDFATANKFCKENLMIDLNAAPKLKPAFLLNNVVVVAYVKHIGKFNPQEQLDTFFQSQATQNGKKVDGLETAEFQFDLLFNGYSLQRQAQLLMCTLNNIDTEVESLKKLTNAYMKQDLNEMLRLSEERRGNQCDATPGEEDAMIYNRNKAWAGKLPAIMKAAPTFVAVGALHLPGERGLLNLLKKQGYTIEPVK, encoded by the coding sequence ATGAAGTCGTTTATCGGAGCAGTAATATTTATCTGCGTGGCATTCAGCGCAAACGCACAACTTTTGTGGAAAGTATCCGGCAACGGGATGGAACAACCTTCGTATATCATAGGTACGCACCATCTGGCTCCGTTCAGCATCATGGACAGCATTGCCGGACTTCAAAAAGCGATGAAAGAAACCCAACAGGTATATGGCGAACTGAAAATGTCCGAAATGCAATCACCGGCTACCATACAGAAGATGCAGCAGGCTATGATGATTGCCAATGACACCACACTGGCTTCACTCCTATCGCCCGAAGACTTCGCAACTGCCAACAAATTCTGCAAAGAGAACCTGATGATAGATTTAAACGCAGCCCCAAAACTGAAACCTGCATTCCTATTGAATAATGTAGTAGTGGTAGCTTATGTAAAACATATAGGCAAATTCAATCCGCAGGAACAACTCGACACCTTCTTCCAGTCTCAAGCCACCCAAAACGGGAAAAAAGTAGACGGACTGGAAACCGCGGAGTTCCAATTTGACCTGCTCTTCAACGGTTATTCCTTGCAACGGCAAGCGCAACTGCTAATGTGTACGCTCAACAACATCGACACCGAAGTAGAAAGCCTGAAAAAGCTCACCAACGCCTACATGAAACAGGACTTGAATGAAATGCTTCGACTCAGCGAAGAGCGCAGGGGCAATCAATGCGACGCGACTCCCGGTGAGGAAGATGCCATGATTTATAACCGCAACAAGGCATGGGCTGGAAAACTACCGGCTATCATGAAAGCTGCTCCGACTTTTGTTGCTGTCGGCGCTCTGCACCTTCCCGGCGAAAGAGGATTGCTTAATCTACTAAAAAAGCAAGGATATACGATAGAACCTGTGAAATAA
- a CDS encoding C40 family peptidase: MKVNFKLFFILAGLAAILSSCRTSAPRLDYQALARASLLLGVDINLEDNHKLYLEAADWIGTPYRGGGDSKRGTDCSGMVYQIYRKVYRTQVPRNSEELKDKSNKIAKRNLKEGDLVFFSSNRSKKKVAHVGIYLKNGKFIHSSTSRGVIVSRLGEDYYSRHWICGGRIR; encoded by the coding sequence ATGAAAGTTAACTTCAAACTATTTTTCATATTGGCAGGATTGGCCGCCATCCTCAGTTCCTGTCGCACGTCCGCTCCCCGTCTGGACTATCAGGCATTGGCGCGGGCTTCTCTCCTATTGGGTGTAGACATCAATCTTGAGGACAATCATAAACTCTATCTGGAAGCAGCCGACTGGATAGGCACTCCTTACCGTGGCGGCGGAGACTCGAAAAGGGGAACCGACTGTTCGGGCATGGTCTATCAGATATACCGGAAAGTATATCGTACCCAAGTGCCGCGAAACTCGGAAGAGCTGAAAGACAAAAGCAATAAGATAGCCAAGCGTAACCTCAAAGAAGGTGACTTGGTTTTCTTCAGCAGCAACCGTTCCAAAAAGAAAGTAGCCCATGTAGGCATCTATCTCAAGAACGGGAAGTTTATTCATTCCAGTACAAGCAGAGGAGTAATCGTCAGCAGGCTAGGCGAAGATTATTACAGCAGGCATTGGATATGCGGTGGCAGAATACGTTAA
- a CDS encoding ABC transporter ATP-binding protein, whose translation MITIDKLKKNFGEKVAVDIEHYEINQGDMLGLVGNNGAGKTTLFRLMLDLLKADDGKVIINDIDVSQSEDWKAFTGAFIDDGFLIDYLTPEEYFYFIGKMYGLKKEEVDERLVPFERFMNGEVIGNKKLIRNYSAGNKQKIGIISAMLHYPQLLILDEPFNFLDPSSQSIIKHLLKKYNEEHQATVIISSHNLNHTVDVCPRIALLEYGIIIRDIINEDNSAETELEAYFNVEE comes from the coding sequence ATGATTACCATTGACAAACTTAAAAAGAATTTCGGTGAGAAAGTTGCCGTAGACATAGAACACTACGAAATCAATCAAGGCGATATGCTCGGATTGGTGGGAAACAACGGTGCGGGTAAAACGACTCTCTTCCGATTGATGCTGGACTTGCTGAAAGCGGACGATGGAAAAGTGATTATCAACGACATCGACGTAAGCCAAAGCGAGGACTGGAAAGCATTTACCGGTGCTTTTATTGACGATGGTTTTCTGATTGATTATCTTACCCCGGAAGAATATTTCTATTTCATCGGAAAGATGTACGGATTGAAGAAAGAAGAAGTAGACGAACGTCTCGTTCCTTTCGAACGTTTCATGAACGGGGAAGTTATCGGAAACAAGAAGCTAATCCGCAACTACTCTGCGGGTAACAAGCAAAAAATAGGCATCATCTCTGCCATGCTTCATTATCCGCAATTATTGATATTGGACGAACCTTTCAATTTCCTCGACCCAAGTTCGCAATCTATCATTAAGCATCTGCTCAAAAAGTATAATGAAGAACATCAGGCAACGGTTATCATTTCCAGTCATAACCTGAATCATACGGTAGATGTATGTCCGCGAATTGCTCTGTTGGAATACGGAATTATCATCCGTGACATTATCAATGAGGATAATTCAGCAGAGACAGAACTGGAAGCCTATTTCAATGTAGAAGAGTAA